In a single window of the Serratia quinivorans genome:
- the steT gene encoding Serine/threonine exchanger SteT produces the protein MNLSSRLHAHLERGKVGFPTTLASSVGVIMASPVILTVTSGFGIGGDTFALAMLIAFIMMQAQLTTFSEAAAILPTSGSVYDYIACGMGRFFAITGALSAYLIVHIFAGTAETILSGIMALVNFEHLNTLMETHNASWMVGVGLVIVFGILNAFGIEAFGKAEIVLTFAMWSTLVIFGIAGLLSPHAVPLEGWFGSTLSLNDPFAVLSLIGMAMFMFVGCELVTPMAPEIKRSASVIPRAMSLGLCGVAVCMALYGAALSHQVENVLVDAANGVHLLDTPMAIPAFAGQVMGEFGKYWLGIGLLLAGAATINTLMAAVPRILYGMALDGALPRIFAYLHPRFKTPVVGILVAVLIPCVHAFAIQGDLDRIIPLVLAAVCAWGVAYLLVTCSVVILRIRRPDLPRAYKSPWFPLPQIVSSVGIVLAIIYITPPGMNPRAVYIPFSIMIGLTAAYALFWTLCVQKVNPFKPVPVEQVLETAFAKAENEEAQFDRLTSLT, from the coding sequence ATGAACCTGTCGTCGCGGCTTCACGCCCATCTTGAGCGGGGCAAGGTCGGATTCCCTACCACGCTGGCCAGTTCGGTCGGGGTGATTATGGCCAGTCCGGTGATCCTCACCGTCACCAGCGGTTTCGGTATCGGCGGTGATACCTTCGCGCTGGCAATGCTGATCGCCTTTATCATGATGCAGGCTCAGCTCACCACCTTCTCCGAGGCGGCGGCGATACTGCCGACTTCCGGCTCGGTATATGACTACATCGCCTGCGGCATGGGGCGCTTTTTTGCCATTACCGGCGCACTGTCGGCCTACCTGATCGTGCACATCTTTGCCGGTACCGCCGAAACCATTCTCTCCGGCATCATGGCGCTGGTGAATTTCGAGCACCTCAACACCCTGATGGAAACCCACAATGCCTCCTGGATGGTCGGGGTTGGGCTGGTGATCGTGTTCGGCATCCTCAACGCCTTCGGCATCGAGGCGTTCGGTAAGGCGGAAATCGTGCTGACCTTCGCCATGTGGAGCACGCTGGTGATCTTCGGCATTGCCGGGCTGTTGTCACCGCATGCGGTACCGCTGGAAGGCTGGTTCGGCAGCACGCTGAGCCTGAACGATCCGTTTGCGGTATTGAGCCTGATCGGCATGGCGATGTTTATGTTCGTCGGCTGCGAACTGGTCACGCCGATGGCGCCGGAGATCAAACGCTCCGCCAGCGTGATCCCGCGTGCCATGTCGCTGGGGCTATGCGGCGTGGCGGTTTGCATGGCGCTATACGGCGCCGCGCTCAGCCACCAGGTGGAAAACGTGCTGGTGGATGCTGCCAATGGCGTTCATCTGCTGGACACGCCGATGGCCATTCCGGCCTTTGCCGGCCAGGTGATGGGGGAATTCGGCAAATACTGGCTGGGCATCGGGCTGCTGCTGGCCGGGGCAGCGACCATCAATACGCTGATGGCGGCGGTGCCGCGTATTCTCTACGGCATGGCGCTGGATGGCGCGCTGCCGCGCATTTTCGCTTATCTGCATCCGCGTTTTAAAACCCCGGTGGTGGGGATCCTGGTGGCGGTGTTGATCCCTTGTGTGCACGCCTTCGCCATCCAGGGCGATCTCGACCGTATCATTCCGCTGGTGCTGGCGGCGGTGTGCGCCTGGGGCGTGGCCTACCTGCTGGTGACCTGCTCGGTGGTGATCCTGCGGATCCGCCGCCCGGATCTGCCGCGTGCCTACAAATCGCCCTGGTTCCCGCTGCCGCAAATCGTCTCCAGCGTCGGTATCGTGCTGGCGATTATCTATATCACTCCGCCAGGCATGAACCCGCGCGCGGTGTATATCCCTTTCAGCATCATGATTGGCCTGACAGCCGCTTACGCACTGTTTTGGACCCTGTGCGTACAGAAGGTCAACCCGTTCAAACCGGTACCGGTTGAGCAGGTGCTGGAAACCGCTTTTGCCAAGGCAGAAAACGAGGAGGCGCAGTTTGATCGGCTTACTTCCCTCACTTAA
- the csgD gene encoding CsgBAC operon transcriptional regulatory protein: MHTAPSDAFITSCLNTIAHLIPVSAGVFYLVNSDLRPDHYILHGISDKTHQQYLNHFQQIDPLKPANFHQQDINMVGMSPAAINNNRHYYHDFMLPNNMRDMTEIFIRQRKRIVAGVSLIRDTPFTELERGRLRAVMPLIELATRDLLPEGEAQLLTAKEQEIVNMVREGASNKRIALKLGISLSTVKTHMRNIFAKTEVVNRTELVASSFIAHG; encoded by the coding sequence ATGCACACCGCACCATCCGATGCCTTTATCACTAGCTGCCTGAACACCATTGCGCACCTGATCCCGGTGTCCGCCGGGGTATTTTATTTGGTGAACTCGGATCTGCGGCCAGACCATTATATTTTGCATGGCATTTCCGATAAGACCCATCAGCAGTATTTGAATCATTTCCAGCAGATTGATCCGCTTAAACCGGCCAACTTCCACCAGCAGGATATCAATATGGTCGGCATGAGCCCGGCGGCGATCAACAATAACCGCCATTATTATCATGACTTTATGCTGCCCAATAATATGCGCGATATGACAGAGATATTTATCCGCCAGCGCAAGCGCATTGTCGCCGGGGTGTCTTTAATTCGCGATACGCCGTTTACCGAACTCGAACGCGGTCGTCTGCGCGCGGTGATGCCGCTGATTGAACTGGCGACCCGCGATCTGTTACCCGAGGGGGAGGCCCAATTGCTGACCGCCAAGGAACAAGAGATCGTCAATATGGTGCGCGAAGGGGCCAGTAATAAACGCATAGCGCTGAAATTGGGTATTTCCCTGTCCACGGTAAAAACCCATATGCGTAATATTTTTGCCAAAACCGAAGTGGTCAATCGCACCGAATTGGTCGCCAGCAGCTTTATTGCTCACGGTTAA
- a CDS encoding Arabinose efflux permease, with protein sequence MSSDSVSVPAAGAALPCPPRLLTAIIIFAAIAPGILMTAPAVAAQLASQWQLTPAQVGHLFSTELGAMSLATLPAWWWIGRVNWRRVAALAAGVFIAGNLASAWVNDFSLLLGLRFVASLAGGTLMILCITCAAGTANPSRVYALWVLGQLVLGTIGLLVLPALFAHFGLMAVYLILAAIMLCCLPLIAAFPTGFHPVHSAAHRAAIPWFRKLFAVLAVLTFYISLSAVWTFIGSIAAAAGLSPVNSGQILAAATLFGIAGAGGAALIRGRHAGNRLIWLSYGLLIAGIALLTREPLLLRFAVAAVLFKFTWTFVLPFILARVAGLDNNGKLMNNINLVIGGGMAIGPTLAGYLIESFGGFDALLAGALGCSLLSLLLILLASPRARRAV encoded by the coding sequence ATGTCCAGTGATTCTGTTTCCGTACCCGCAGCCGGGGCGGCTCTCCCCTGCCCGCCGCGGCTGTTGACCGCCATTATTATCTTTGCCGCCATTGCGCCGGGCATTCTGATGACCGCACCGGCGGTAGCGGCACAACTGGCCAGCCAGTGGCAGCTGACCCCGGCACAAGTCGGCCACCTGTTTTCGACCGAACTGGGGGCGATGAGCCTGGCCACGCTACCCGCCTGGTGGTGGATTGGCCGCGTTAACTGGCGTCGGGTGGCAGCGCTGGCGGCAGGGGTGTTTATCGCCGGTAACCTGGCCTCGGCGTGGGTCAACGATTTCAGCCTGCTGCTGGGGTTGCGCTTTGTCGCTTCGCTGGCAGGCGGCACCCTGATGATCCTGTGCATCACCTGCGCCGCCGGCACCGCCAACCCCAGCCGGGTCTATGCCCTGTGGGTGCTGGGCCAACTGGTGCTGGGTACGATCGGGCTGCTGGTGCTGCCAGCGTTATTTGCCCATTTTGGCCTGATGGCGGTTTATCTGATCCTGGCGGCTATCATGCTGTGCTGCCTGCCCCTGATCGCTGCCTTCCCCACAGGGTTTCACCCGGTGCACTCCGCCGCCCATCGCGCCGCAATCCCCTGGTTTCGTAAACTCTTCGCCGTGCTGGCGGTACTGACTTTTTACATCAGCCTGAGCGCGGTCTGGACCTTTATCGGCAGCATCGCTGCTGCCGCCGGTCTTTCGCCGGTCAATAGCGGACAGATACTGGCCGCGGCCACGCTGTTCGGCATCGCCGGTGCCGGGGGGGCGGCGTTAATCCGAGGGCGGCACGCGGGTAATCGACTGATTTGGCTGAGCTATGGCTTGTTAATCGCCGGTATCGCGCTGCTGACTCGTGAGCCCCTGCTGTTGCGCTTTGCGGTGGCCGCCGTGTTGTTCAAGTTCACCTGGACCTTTGTACTGCCGTTTATTCTGGCCCGCGTCGCCGGGCTGGATAATAACGGCAAGTTGATGAACAACATCAATCTGGTGATTGGCGGTGGCATGGCGATTGGCCCGACGCTGGCCGGTTATCTGATTGAATCTTTCGGCGGTTTCGACGCACTGCTGGCCGGGGCGCTGGGCTGCTCGCTGCTGTCGTTGCTGTTGATTTTGTTGGCTTCACCGCGCGCACGCCGCGCCGTTTAA
- the hdaH gene encoding Histone deacetylase-like amidohydrolase: protein MKRKTGFLFDERCFWHSTGLHATTLPVGGWVQPPSGAGHAESPETKRRMKNLMDVSGLSRQLSLLSAELATDEDLLRIHPANYLQRFKQLSDNGGGMLGEEAPLGPGSYEIAKLSAGLACAAVEAVLQGELENAYALSRPPGHHCLPDQSMGFCFLANIPIAIERAKAKYGLGKVAVLDWDVHHGNGTQHIYWQRDDVLTLSLHQDGCFPAGYSGEQDRGAGAGEGYNINIPLLAGAGDDGYLYAMRQIVIPALEQFQPELIIVACGYDANALDPLARMQLHSDSFRNMTALVQDAADRLCNGKLVMVHEGGYAESYVPFCGLAVMEQLSGIRTEVQDPLLAFIQQQQPRDAFNQFQRQAIDRLAQQFKL from the coding sequence GTGAAAAGAAAAACCGGTTTCTTGTTTGATGAACGCTGCTTCTGGCATAGCACCGGCCTGCACGCCACTACGCTACCGGTCGGCGGCTGGGTGCAACCGCCTTCGGGGGCTGGCCATGCCGAGTCGCCGGAGACCAAACGGCGGATGAAGAACCTGATGGATGTGTCCGGCCTGTCGCGCCAGCTCTCACTGCTGAGCGCCGAGCTGGCGACCGATGAAGACCTGCTGCGCATTCACCCCGCCAACTATCTGCAACGTTTCAAACAGTTAAGCGACAACGGCGGCGGCATGCTGGGAGAGGAAGCTCCGCTGGGGCCGGGCAGTTATGAAATCGCCAAACTGTCCGCCGGGCTGGCCTGTGCCGCCGTCGAGGCGGTACTGCAGGGAGAGTTGGAAAACGCCTATGCGCTGTCGCGCCCACCCGGCCACCACTGCCTGCCGGACCAGTCGATGGGCTTTTGCTTTTTGGCCAATATTCCGATCGCCATCGAACGTGCCAAGGCCAAATACGGTCTGGGCAAAGTCGCGGTGCTCGACTGGGACGTGCATCACGGCAATGGTACCCAACATATCTACTGGCAGCGGGATGACGTGTTGACGCTGTCGCTGCATCAGGACGGCTGCTTCCCCGCCGGGTACTCCGGTGAACAAGACCGTGGTGCCGGTGCGGGTGAAGGCTATAACATCAATATTCCGCTGTTGGCCGGTGCCGGTGACGACGGTTATCTGTACGCCATGCGCCAAATCGTCATCCCGGCGCTGGAGCAATTCCAACCGGAACTGATCATTGTCGCCTGCGGCTACGATGCCAACGCGCTCGATCCGCTAGCGCGCATGCAGTTGCACAGTGACAGTTTCCGCAACATGACGGCTTTGGTGCAGGACGCCGCCGATCGTCTGTGCAACGGCAAACTGGTGATGGTACACGAAGGGGGTTACGCCGAATCCTACGTGCCGTTCTGTGGCCTGGCGGTGATGGAACAGCTCAGCGGCATCCGCACCGAAGTGCAGGATCCGCTGCTGGCCTTTATCCAGCAACAGCAGCCGCGCGACGCCTTTAATCAGTTCCAGCGTCAGGCTATCGACCGGCTGGCGCAGCAGTTCAAACTGTAA
- the ytpA gene encoding Phospholipase ytpA has protein sequence MSEQKISFIKGSQGDIAVHDWGHDQPRFLALLVHGYGEHLGRYQYVARTLEAQGARVFGPDHLGHGLSQSERVLIEDFDAVVDDVHRVVEHFKALHPDLPLVVIGHSMGGMIATRYVQRYGDNLRALVLSGPLIGERTQISDLLELPKIPDEPLDTATLSRDPAVGEAYQADPLVWHGPFKRPTLHAMQQMLAKINAGPGFGTLPTLWIHGDDDRLVLMAQSQTAINLLKGSDFEVMINPGGRHESFNETNKDQILRRIGDFIERVLG, from the coding sequence ATGTCTGAACAAAAAATAAGCTTTATCAAAGGCAGCCAGGGCGATATCGCCGTGCATGACTGGGGCCATGATCAGCCGCGCTTTCTGGCGCTATTGGTACACGGGTACGGCGAACATCTTGGCCGCTATCAGTACGTGGCGCGCACGTTAGAGGCGCAGGGCGCACGGGTATTCGGCCCCGACCACCTTGGCCATGGGTTGTCGCAGAGCGAACGCGTATTGATTGAGGATTTTGATGCCGTGGTCGACGACGTTCACCGCGTAGTTGAGCATTTTAAGGCATTGCACCCTGATCTGCCGCTGGTGGTCATCGGCCATTCCATGGGCGGCATGATTGCCACCCGTTACGTTCAGCGTTATGGCGATAACCTGCGTGCGCTGGTGCTGTCCGGCCCGTTGATCGGCGAAAGAACCCAGATCTCCGATCTGCTTGAATTGCCGAAGATCCCCGACGAACCGCTCGATACTGCCACCCTATCGCGTGACCCAGCGGTGGGAGAGGCTTATCAGGCCGATCCGCTGGTATGGCATGGGCCATTCAAACGCCCGACGTTGCACGCCATGCAACAAATGCTGGCTAAAATCAACGCTGGACCGGGCTTCGGCACACTGCCCACGCTGTGGATACACGGCGATGACGACCGGCTGGTGCTAATGGCGCAATCGCAAACCGCCATCAACCTGCTGAAGGGCAGCGATTTTGAAGTCATGATCAATCCGGGCGGGCGGCATGAAAGCTTTAACGAGACCAACAAGGATCAGATATTAAGGCGGATCGGCGATTTTATTGAGCGGGTGCTGGGGTAG
- a CDS encoding Protein of uncharacterised function (DUF861), whose translation MKPLLLKQPLPELLEIGSVSNLGATVIAGEPNVGVAGIFGEPTDNLSCGIFSCTRGTFVMEYPFAEHATVWEGTATLTDENTGQSVQYQAGDSWFVEKGTPVRWEITSDRFVKHYLAIVEG comes from the coding sequence ATGAAACCATTACTGCTTAAACAACCGCTGCCTGAACTGCTGGAAATTGGCAGCGTCAGTAACCTGGGTGCCACCGTGATCGCCGGTGAGCCGAACGTTGGCGTGGCGGGCATTTTTGGGGAACCGACCGACAACCTGAGCTGCGGTATCTTTAGCTGCACCCGTGGCACCTTCGTGATGGAGTATCCGTTTGCCGAGCATGCCACGGTGTGGGAAGGCACCGCGACCCTGACCGATGAGAACACCGGTCAATCCGTGCAGTATCAGGCCGGTGACTCGTGGTTTGTCGAGAAGGGAACCCCGGTGCGCTGGGAGATCACCTCCGATCGCTTTGTGAAACACTATCTGGCGATTGTCGAAGGCTAA
- the puuB_1 gene encoding Gamma-glutamylputrescine oxidoreductase: MVAARPLADNPMTEQGIGSAAVNNNIESLTYYAATKKYDLRFPTLEEDLDVDVVIIGGGFSGINTALELAERGITNIAILEGRHLGYGGTGRNGGQVMAGIGHDLEKIKRHVGPAGLETIFKISNLGAGIIRERIKKYQIDADFCFGYGYLGSNARQEKTLRSWLKEFKAVSPDEEIELYTGAEVKQVVGSDAYTCALKHMGGGHVHSLNLLLGEAQALSGYGVKIFENSSVIDVEYGQRIKVRTAMGSVRANKMLWACNGFLNGMEPFIYNKTINTYAFQLATEPLSDELIRQISPIRGAYSDIRPVIDYYRVTNENRLLFGSATRLIEYIPADLKAWNRNLMLKVFPYLHDVKIDLAWGGPLCCSANLFPQIGTLPQHDNVFYVQGYSGFGVTPSHIVCKVLAEGMSEGSDRYDLMSSIPHVNIFGKDKLRRVMTTAGKVWHQTSGYWKGRR; this comes from the coding sequence ATGGTGGCCGCCCGGCCGCTTGCCGATAATCCGATGACAGAGCAGGGCATCGGGAGTGCGGCAGTGAATAATAATATCGAATCCTTAACCTATTACGCGGCAACCAAAAAGTACGATCTGCGCTTCCCGACGCTGGAAGAAGATCTGGACGTTGACGTGGTGATCATCGGCGGCGGCTTCTCCGGCATCAACACTGCACTGGAGCTGGCGGAACGGGGCATCACCAATATCGCTATTCTGGAAGGCCGCCATTTGGGCTACGGCGGCACCGGACGCAACGGCGGGCAGGTGATGGCCGGCATCGGCCACGATCTGGAGAAGATCAAACGTCACGTCGGCCCGGCCGGGTTGGAAACCATCTTCAAAATCAGCAATCTCGGCGCCGGGATCATTCGCGAACGCATCAAAAAATACCAAATCGATGCCGATTTCTGCTTTGGCTACGGCTACCTCGGCAGCAATGCGCGTCAGGAGAAAACCCTGCGCAGTTGGCTGAAGGAGTTTAAGGCGGTCTCGCCGGATGAAGAGATCGAGCTCTATACCGGTGCCGAGGTGAAGCAGGTGGTGGGATCGGACGCTTACACCTGCGCATTGAAACACATGGGCGGCGGCCACGTACATTCGCTCAATCTGCTACTGGGCGAGGCCCAGGCGTTGAGTGGCTACGGCGTGAAGATCTTCGAAAACAGCAGTGTGATTGACGTGGAGTATGGCCAGCGCATAAAGGTGCGTACCGCCATGGGGTCAGTGCGTGCCAACAAAATGCTGTGGGCATGCAACGGTTTTCTCAACGGCATGGAGCCGTTCATCTACAACAAAACCATTAATACCTATGCTTTCCAACTGGCGACCGAACCGCTGTCTGACGAGCTGATCCGCCAGATCAGCCCGATCCGCGGTGCCTACAGCGACATCCGCCCGGTGATTGATTATTACCGGGTGACCAACGAAAACCGCCTGCTGTTCGGTAGCGCTACCCGATTGATCGAATACATTCCGGCGGATCTCAAAGCCTGGAACCGCAACCTGATGCTGAAGGTGTTCCCCTATTTGCACGACGTCAAAATTGACCTGGCCTGGGGCGGGCCGCTGTGCTGCAGCGCCAACCTGTTCCCACAGATCGGTACCTTGCCGCAGCACGACAACGTGTTCTACGTGCAGGGTTATTCCGGCTTTGGCGTGACCCCGAGCCATATCGTTTGCAAGGTGTTGGCGGAGGGCATGAGTGAAGGATCCGATCGTTACGATCTGATGAGCTCGATCCCACACGTCAATATCTTCGGCAAGGACAAACTACGGCGGGTGATGACTACCGCCGGCAAGGTGTGGCACCAGACTTCCGGCTACTGGAAAGGCCGCCGTTAA
- the gerE gene encoding Spore germination protein gerE: MNIQVERLSAVIDAVATPRFYPSLLAWLEGFFAFDNAIVYAFERGQAPRCLIKTEKENSDAVNQLYQQGAYLQDPFYQALNGGGCGEVLTLRQLAPCGFYHTDYYRNFYRKTGWHDEAGVLLPLTTERGLGVFFGSARQSVGVRSPQLADLRDALTLLKSVARLHGEVRVAPATPDRVTDSAVQARYLLTPREREIVDLILDGCGSQQIADRLFISLGTVKNHRKNIYSKLDIGSQAELFSLLLATPLRRSA; the protein is encoded by the coding sequence ATGAATATTCAGGTCGAAAGATTATCAGCAGTGATCGACGCGGTGGCGACCCCGCGCTTCTATCCCAGCCTGCTGGCCTGGCTGGAAGGTTTCTTCGCCTTTGATAACGCCATTGTTTACGCCTTCGAACGCGGCCAGGCGCCGCGCTGTCTGATCAAAACCGAGAAAGAAAACAGTGACGCGGTCAATCAACTCTACCAGCAGGGCGCTTACCTGCAGGATCCGTTTTATCAGGCGCTGAACGGCGGGGGATGCGGCGAGGTATTGACCCTGCGCCAACTGGCCCCCTGTGGGTTTTATCATACGGATTATTACCGTAATTTTTATCGCAAGACCGGCTGGCATGACGAAGCCGGTGTGCTGCTGCCGCTGACGACGGAGCGCGGGCTGGGGGTGTTTTTTGGTTCGGCGCGCCAGTCGGTGGGAGTACGTTCCCCGCAACTGGCGGACCTGCGTGATGCATTGACGCTGTTGAAAAGCGTCGCTCGCCTGCATGGCGAAGTGCGGGTTGCGCCTGCCACGCCAGATCGGGTAACGGACAGTGCCGTACAGGCACGCTACCTGCTGACGCCACGCGAGCGCGAGATTGTGGATCTGATCCTCGACGGCTGCGGCTCGCAGCAGATCGCCGACCGGCTGTTTATCAGCCTGGGCACGGTGAAAAACCACCGCAAGAACATCTACAGCAAGCTGGATATCGGCTCGCAGGCCGAACTGTTCAGCCTGCTGCTGGCCACGCCGCTGCGTCGCAGCGCCTGA
- the eutG gene encoding Ethanolamine utilization protein EutG, producing MTTSLTIANRHTWFGHGSISQLIPLLTAEPQPTLLFSCRSFLNGAVYSSLADALTPLLIGTEIVSHEASPQEIDAWVARWRGKAQRVVAIGGGSVLDAAKAFAALVEHPLPTLRYMEKIGDTKISGATLPLIAIPTTAGTGSEVTQNAVITDTQLSKVKASLRHNNFVPHTAILDPQLLEGAPDKVLAYCAIDAFTHLFEAYLSKTANAMTREMSLTGIRHFLLAWPALNRSAQAREHILQASYLGGLTLSAAGLGVIHGIAGEIGALRDYHHGQVCGRLLLPFLELLAQSEQPQQRALMAELAARLFPDQQDSPERYLIDFITRNAIASFWQDDLPITADELAVTLAKSNRKNSLIDYSAPQRQQMIEGAFHVE from the coding sequence ATGACTACCAGCCTGACGATAGCCAACCGCCATACCTGGTTCGGCCACGGCAGTATCAGCCAACTGATCCCGCTACTGACCGCTGAACCACAGCCGACGCTGCTGTTTAGCTGTCGTTCATTCCTCAATGGCGCGGTGTACTCTTCTCTGGCCGATGCGCTGACGCCGCTGCTGATCGGCACTGAGATCGTCAGCCACGAGGCCTCACCGCAGGAGATAGACGCCTGGGTGGCACGCTGGCGCGGAAAAGCCCAGCGTGTCGTCGCCATCGGCGGTGGCAGCGTGCTGGATGCCGCCAAGGCGTTCGCCGCCCTGGTGGAGCACCCGCTGCCCACCCTGCGCTATATGGAAAAGATCGGCGATACCAAAATCAGCGGAGCCACGCTGCCGCTGATCGCCATTCCAACTACCGCCGGTACCGGCAGCGAAGTCACGCAAAATGCGGTGATCACCGACACTCAATTGAGCAAGGTGAAAGCCTCGCTGCGGCATAACAACTTTGTGCCACATACCGCCATTCTGGACCCGCAACTGCTGGAGGGGGCGCCGGACAAGGTGCTGGCCTACTGCGCCATCGACGCCTTCACCCATTTGTTCGAAGCCTATTTGTCCAAAACCGCCAACGCCATGACGCGTGAAATGTCGCTGACCGGCATTCGCCATTTCCTGCTCGCCTGGCCGGCACTCAACCGCAGTGCCCAGGCGCGCGAGCACATTTTGCAGGCCTCCTACCTTGGCGGGCTGACGCTGAGCGCCGCCGGGCTGGGGGTGATCCACGGCATTGCCGGCGAGATAGGCGCCTTGCGTGATTATCACCATGGCCAGGTCTGCGGCCGCCTGCTGTTGCCGTTCCTCGAACTGCTGGCGCAAAGCGAGCAACCGCAGCAACGAGCGCTGATGGCCGAACTTGCCGCCCGCCTGTTCCCCGACCAACAGGACAGCCCTGAGCGCTATCTGATCGACTTTATTACCCGCAACGCCATCGCCAGTTTCTGGCAGGACGACCTGCCGATCACCGCCGACGAACTGGCGGTAACGCTGGCAAAATCCAACAGAAAAAACTCGCTGATCGACTACAGCGCGCCGCAGCGGCAGCAGATGATCGAAGGCGCTTTCCACGTCGAATGA
- the catM gene encoding Cat operon transcriptional regulator, whose product MQVKKRAILGQLSDMDLRLLRVFKVVVDCGGMSAAELELNISLSTISKHIKDLEQRLGLTLCHRGREGFAVTDEGLLIYQETINLLAATEAFRRGVDDVHQRLGGQLHVAIFDHTVSNPQAHIGRAIALFSEQAPEVSLQMYVEPINTIERGVIDGQFQIGIIPMHRSAESLSYSSLFSERMFLYCGAQHELFSADHEMLNWDLLHHYAFAGLGYHSPNMELSLQQHLQRKATGFAQESIATLILSGKYVGFLPDHYAAFFVAQNMMRAIKPALFRYHCEYSSVLRRSPSPQRVVKLFHECLLATHGTA is encoded by the coding sequence ATGCAAGTAAAAAAGCGTGCGATTTTAGGGCAGTTGTCGGATATGGATCTGCGCTTGCTGCGGGTGTTTAAGGTGGTGGTCGACTGTGGTGGCATGAGCGCCGCCGAACTGGAGCTGAATATCAGCCTGTCGACCATCAGCAAACACATTAAGGATCTGGAGCAACGGCTGGGGCTGACGCTGTGCCACCGCGGGCGCGAGGGGTTTGCGGTCACTGATGAAGGGCTGCTGATTTACCAGGAAACCATTAACCTGCTGGCGGCCACCGAGGCTTTTCGCCGTGGGGTGGATGACGTACACCAGCGCCTGGGTGGGCAACTGCACGTGGCGATATTTGACCATACCGTCAGCAACCCGCAGGCGCATATTGGCCGGGCGATTGCCTTATTTAGCGAGCAGGCGCCGGAAGTGTCTTTGCAAATGTATGTGGAGCCAATAAATACCATTGAGCGTGGCGTTATTGACGGTCAATTTCAGATTGGCATTATTCCCATGCACCGCAGTGCGGAAAGTTTATCTTATAGTTCATTATTTAGTGAGAGGATGTTCTTATATTGCGGTGCGCAGCATGAATTATTTTCCGCCGATCATGAAATGCTGAATTGGGATCTGTTGCACCATTATGCCTTTGCCGGATTAGGTTATCACTCGCCGAATATGGAGCTGAGCCTGCAGCAGCATTTGCAGCGCAAGGCTACGGGTTTTGCCCAGGAATCTATCGCCACCTTAATTCTATCCGGCAAGTACGTGGGTTTCCTGCCCGACCACTATGCGGCGTTTTTTGTCGCGCAGAATATGATGCGGGCCATCAAACCGGCGCTGTTTCGTTACCATTGCGAGTATTCCAGCGTGCTGCGGCGTTCACCCAGCCCACAGCGGGTGGTCAAACTGTTCCACGAATGCCTGCTGGCGACCCATGGAACAGCGTGA